From one Catharus ustulatus isolate bCatUst1 chromosome 1, bCatUst1.pri.v2, whole genome shotgun sequence genomic stretch:
- the PKIA gene encoding cAMP-dependent protein kinase inhibitor alpha, which produces MTDVESTYADFIASGRTGRRNALHDILVSSPGGNSSELALKLSELDINKTEGEGDAQRNPSEQTGEAQGEAAKQES; this is translated from the exons ATGACTGATGTGGAATCTACATATGCAGACTTTATTGCTTCAGGAAGAACAGGTAGAAGAAATGCATTACATGACATCCTTGTGTCCTCTCCGGGTGGGAACTCTAGTGAACTAGCCTTAAAGTTATCAGAGCTTGATATAAACAAAACAG aaggagaaggagatgcACAACGAAATCCAAGTGAGCAAACCGGGGAGGCCCAAGGGGAGGCAGCAAAGCAAGAAAGCTGA